A genomic segment from Kwoniella shandongensis chromosome 8, complete sequence encodes:
- a CDS encoding ATP-dependent protease La, translating to MTTPFLPSSIPLVPLPPPQVLFPHLRASIPLTSTQLSLVLESVQTNSEKERKKVGGVEGRTVGVVPVLDIDRRVGRWGTAARIKGVEKSKDEDDVYLLIVEGLTRIRLPHSLPPVLSILPNIPLPSSVYSIPLPPLPSMQQPIDLLPFAERLLPSQLHSRLSSIPPTLLADLLVTVLGVSWEHKVEILGIPDVEERCAKVKDFLVEIMLNRGIPPPDEASLNKERRLIKATPISPTILGVGNNPRATSRTNNKSDSMANIPEDLQPIHKLFQARLPELSQPAHLSLTRELARLNKIPPQSAEYGVSKTYVEWILALPWKRVSDKGMEIDLDQARKMLDDEHEGLEKVKRRVVEYLAVYRLKKQLFQEEQEKKKALVLPAPNGDSKVKRLDAEVADNLLELVPASDRRDLEDSSQLPTLQEQEDGPPDDVYRDKGPILLLVGPPGVGKTSIARSLASSLGRKFHRISLGGVRDEAEIRGHRRTYVGALPGLLVQAMRKVGVSNPLILLDELDKVGTSNFHGDPSAALLEALDPAQNWNFHDHYLGDVPIDLSQVLFIATANSLDTMSWPLRDRCEIIECSGYITPEKLAIARRFLLPKQIKESGLNEKLVNIEDGVLEKVITEYTWESGVRSLERELGKVCRTKAVEYSAWRELGTKGEDRNYEPRIDADDVERILGVSHFLPEAKDGEMRPGMVNGLTYDGSGNGSVLVLETLLIPGGNGRLVITGRLGEVFRESIELCLTWVKSRSLSLGITTSVTQDPLKGYDIHYHTPEGAVKKDGPSAGIGTVLAFVSLLTGRPVPHTLAVTGEMSLRGKVLRIGGVKEKTLGAHRSGITKIIMPAGNKKEVDSDVPEQVKKDIQFVFVASIEEAIEEVWGKEIWSEGKVRVDARL from the exons ATGACAACTCCGTTCCTCCCTTCATCGATCCCGCTCgtccccctccctccacctcaagtactcttccctcatctccgAGCGTcgatcccactcacctcaacccaGCTGTCCTTGGTACTGGAGAGCGTCCAGACTAATTCTgaaaaggagagaaagaaggtgggagGCGTGGAGGGCAGGACGGTGGGGGTCGTACCTGTTCTGGATATTGATAGGAGAGTAGGAAGATGGGGAACTG CGGCGAGAATAAAAGGTgtggagaagagcaaggatgaggatgatgtgtATCTGCTCATCGTTGAAGGCCTC ACTCGCATACGACTACCCCATTCTCTCCCACCTGTACTCTCCATCCTGCCCAACATTCCCCTCCCATCGTCAGTCTACTCCATCCCactccctccccttccctccatGCAACAACCGATCgatctcctccccttcgcAGAACGACTACTCCCATCTCAGCTCCATTCCAGACTATCATCGATCCCTCCTACGTTGCTGGCCGATCTGCTGGTGACGGTATTAGGTGTGAGCTGGGAACATAAGGTTGAGATCTTGGGCATACCAGACGTAGAAGAACGTTGTGCCAAAGTCAAGGATTTCCTAGTGGAAATCATGCTCAATCGTGGTATACCTCCTCCAGACGAGGCGTCTCTCAACAAGGAAAGGAGACTCATCAAAGCCACTCCCATATCACCGACCATTCTCGGCGTTGGTAATAATCCTCGAGCTACTTCGAGAACAAACAACAAGTCCGACTCCATGGCTAACATACCCGAAGACTTGCAACCGATCCACAAGCTCTTCCAAGCTCGTCTTCCCGAACTTTCCCAACCTGCTCACCTGTCCCTGACCCGCGAACTCGCACGACTGAACAAGATCCCGCCCCAATCTGCAGAATATGGCGTGTCCAAGACGTATGTCGAATGGATATTGGCTTTGCCCTGGAAGAGGGTGAGCGATAAAGGTATGGagatcgatcttgatcagGCGAGAAAGATGTTGGACGACGAACATGAGGGTCTGGAAAAGGTCAAAAGGAGGGTGGTAGAGTATCTAGCGGTGTACAG GTTGAAGAAACAGTTGTTCCAGGAAgaacaggagaagaagaaagcacTTGTCCTTCCTGCACCGAATGGAGATTCCAAGGTCAAACGACTCGATGCTGAAGTGGCAGATAACCTTCTCGAACTGGTGCCCGCCTCAGACAGGAGAGATCTCGAAGACTCGTCCCAACTACCGACGCTACAGGAGCAAGAGGATGGTCCGCCGGACGATGTGTATAGGGATAAAGGACCGATCTTGTTATTGGTCGGACCGCCGGGAGTGGGGAAGAC ATCCATCGCACGGTCTTTGGCAAGCTCTTTGGGCCGAAAGTTCCATCGCATCTCCCTCGGTGGTGTGAGGGACGAAGCGGAGATCAGAGGACATCGCAGGAC ATATGTGGGTGCTCTGCCGGGATTGCTCGTTCAGGCAATGAGGAAGGTTGGGGTGTCGAACCCGCTCATTTTGCTGGATGAGCTTGATAAAG TTGGCACATCAAACTTCCATGGAGATCCATCAGCTGCTCTGTTAGAAGCGCTCGATCCTGCTCAGAATTGGAACTTCCACGACCA CTACTTAGGCGACGTCCCTATTGACCTCTCTCAAGTTCTGTTCATCGCCACAGCCAATTCCCTCGATACGATGTCATGgcctcttcgagatcgatgCGAGATCATTGAATGTTCAGGATACATTACTCCCGAGAAATTGGCCATTGCGAGACGGTTCCTCCTCCCGAAACAGATCAAAGAGAGCGGACTGAATGAGAAGCTTGTCAATATCGAGGACggagtgttggagaaggtCATCACGGAGTACACgtgggag TCTGGAGTTCGATCCCTGGAACGTGAACTGGGGAAAGTGTGCAGGACTAAAGCTGTGGAGTACTCAGCTTGGCGCGAGTTAGGTACTAAGGGAGAAGATAGAAATTATGAGCCCCGTATCGATGCGGACGACGTGGAAAGGATATTGGGCGTATCGCATTTCCTGCCAGAGGCAAAAGATGGGGAGATGAGACCTGGTATGGTGAA CGGTCTAACGTACGATGGTTCTGGGAACGGCTCTGTGCTGGTCCTCGAGACACTGTTGATTCCAGGTGGAAACGGAAGACTTGTCATTACCGGTCGTCTAGGAGAAGTGTTCAGGGAAAGCATAGAGCTCTGCTTGACATGG GTCAAGTCACGTTCGCTGAGCTTGGGTATCACCACTTCTGTCACGCAAGATCCTCTGAAAGGCTATGATATCCAT TATCACACGCCCGAAGGAGCAGTAAAGAAAGACGGTCCTAGCGCTGGTATCGGAACCGTCCTCGCTTTTGTCAGCCTGTTGACCGGAAGACCGGTACCTCATACTCTGGCCGTGACTGGGGAGATGTCGTTGAGAGGCAAAGT ATTGAGAATAGGCggtgtgaaggagaagacactCGGTGCACATCGGTCTGGTATCACAAA GATCATAATGCCAGCCGGTAATAAGAAAGAGGTAGATTCTGACGTTCCGGAacaagtcaagaaggatataCAGTTCGTCTTTGTGGCCAGTATCGAAGAAGCGATCGAGGAAGTTTGGGGCAAGGAGATTTGGTCAGAAGGGAAAGTGAGAGTTGACGCGAGGTTGTAG